The Actinomycetota bacterium nucleotide sequence CCAGGAACTCCGTCTTATCTTTCCCACGAAAGCGCGCCATGCGCAGTTCGCACTGCGGATAGTCCGGCAGAAACTCCTTCCCGAAGAGGACCACCGCCGCCTGAAGAATTCGGCCATCCCGGCGCAACTTGAGGCGGTCCAGAACGTCCGCCACCCGGTTGCCGACGGAACCGATGAGGCGTCCCTCAGACTTGGCGGCTTCAACGATTCGGAAAACTTCTTCACGGTCGATAGCCCGGAGTTCGACGCCCTCAGCCGGTTCATTCTCCCAGCGGCGTTTGCCGCGGGCGCGATCGAGAAGCACCTTCTCGTATCTGACCTGGGTCATTCGCCGCGTTGTGCTACCAACGCGCTCGTATCCACGGCCGTCATACGTGAACGGCTTGGCATCCAGGCCGCCCTCGACCGAAACGGCGACGACCTCGCGGCCGGTCTTGAACTTGATGCGTCGGATGGAGAGGTTAATCGAGGGCGAAAAGCGGTCGGAAGCTTGCGCGATTTCCCGGAGCGTCTGGTCGGAGACTTCCTGTCCCGCGGCTGCGCCGTCCGGCCGAACTCCGAAGAGCACGATCCCGCCCGCGCTGTTCAGGAAGGCGCAGATCGTCTGCATCCCCTCGCGCAGCTCGCCGGTCGAGCGTTTGAACTCCAGGGTCGGTCCCTCTCCTTGCTTCAGGAGCCGGACAAGTTCCTTTTCATTGGTGGGGGATTTCAGGATCATGTCAGCCTCCACCGGACCGCGAACATGGATTTGAGCGCGTGTCTCTGGCGTAGTTGCTTTTCAATCCGCCCGATCAGCTCGTCGCGCTGTACATCGATGGCGTCCTGCGCGTCGAAGAGTTCCCGGCGCATACGGTTGCGGGTGGTCTCCAGCGCCTTGAGCGACTTCTGGGCTTCCAGCTTGTCATGGAGCGAACCGGCCAACGCCGCCCCCCGGCGAGCCTCACGGATCTGCTTGTCGAGCTCCTTGATCTCCCGTTCCAGACCCAGCTTGAGATCGTCGGACCAGCGGTCGAGCTTCAGGAC carries:
- a CDS encoding ATP-binding protein gives rise to the protein MILKSPTNEKELVRLLKQGEGPTLEFKRSTGELREGMQTICAFLNSAGGIVLFGVRPDGAAAGQEVSDQTLREIAQASDRFSPSINLSIRRIKFKTGREVVAVSVEGGLDAKPFTYDGRGYERVGSTTRRMTQVRYEKVLLDRARGKRRWENEPAEGVELRAIDREEVFRIVEAAKSEGRLIGSVGNRVADVLDRLKLRRDGRILQAAVVLFGKEFLPDYPQCELRMARFRGKDKTEFL